One segment of Macrotis lagotis isolate mMagLag1 chromosome 1, bilby.v1.9.chrom.fasta, whole genome shotgun sequence DNA contains the following:
- the LOC141509309 gene encoding olfactory receptor 7D4-like, which produces MVPENQTQFTGFILLLFSENPDQERPLFGLFLSMYLVTMVGNLLIMLAVGFDSHLHTPMYFLLTHLSFVDTCVVTTTVPKMLASFRTLNKAIPYADCLIQMFFFELFAGLDHFLLTSMAYDRFVAICHPLRYAVMMSSWFCVLLVILSWSLAFLDSFLLSVMVTHLSFCTNNQINHFFCDLPEIMKLSCSDTLINYILMYFISGLLGVIPFMGILYSYIQIFSSIMKIPSTQGKYKAFSTCGSHLCVVSLFYGSVFGVYLTSSFTDTSWKSTAVSAIYAVVTPMLNPFIYTLRNKDIKAALMRLMSRKTSY; this is translated from the coding sequence ATGGTACCAGAAAACCAAACACAATTCACTGGATTCATCCTCCTGCTATTTTCTGAGAATCCAGATCAGGAAAGACCACTCTTTGGATTGTTCTTAAGCATGTATTTGGTCACAATGGTAGGAAATCTGCTCATCATGTTGGCTGTTGGCTTTGATTCTCATCTCCACACCCCCATGTACTTCTTGCTTACCCATTTGTCCTTTGTGGATACCTGTGTGGTGACCACCACAGTCCCAAAGATGTTGGCGAGCTTCAGGACACTAAATAAGGCAATCCCCTATGCTGACTGTCTTATCCAGATGTTCTTCTTTGAACTTTTTGCTGGTTTGGATCattttctgctcacttcaatggCCTATGACCGTTTTGTGGCTATATGTCACCCTCTACGCTATGCAGTAATGATGAGCTCTTGGTTCTGTGTCTTGCTAGTGATACTGTCCTGGTCACTAGCATTTCTAGATTCCTTTCTTCTCAGTGTAATGGTAACACATCTCTCCTTTTGTACCAACAATCAGATTAATCACTTCTTTTGCGATCTTCCTGAGATCATGAAGCTTTCTTGTTCTGACACTCTCATCAATTATATtttgatgtattttatttctgGATTGCTGGGTGTTATCCCTTTCATGGGGATCCTTTACtcttatattcaaatattttcttccattatgaAAATCCCTTCCACTCAGGGTAAGTACAAAGCCTTTTCTACCTGTGGATCTCATCTCTgtgttgtttctttgttttatggCTCAGTGTTTGGGGTATATTTGACCTCTTCATTTACTGATACTTCCTGGAAGAGCACAGCTGTTTCAGCTATATATGCTGTGGTCACCCCTATGTTGAACCCCTTCATCTATACACTAAGAAATAAGGACATAAAAGCTGCCCTTATGAGACTCATGAGCAGAAAAACCTCTTATTGA